A section of the Metabacillus endolithicus genome encodes:
- a CDS encoding UPF0223 family protein gives MEYQYPISLDWNTEETVDVIHFFECIEKAYENGIDRTVLMTAYRRFKEIVPSKAEEKTICNEFEEVSGYSSYRVIKKAKDAEEVHLLKM, from the coding sequence ATGGAATATCAATATCCTATTTCTCTAGACTGGAACACAGAGGAAACAGTTGATGTGATTCATTTTTTTGAATGTATTGAGAAAGCATATGAAAATGGAATCGATCGGACAGTACTAATGACAGCATATCGAAGATTTAAAGAGATTGTGCCAAGTAAGGCGGAAGAAAAGACAATATGCAATGAGTTTGAAGAAGTGAGCGGTTATTCATCCTATCGCGTGATCAAAAAAGCAAAAGATGCTGAAGAAGTTCATTTATTGAAAATGTAA
- a CDS encoding YktB family protein: protein MKFKGFTNEDFETFTIDGLDERMEAIRGRIQPKFHELGQALTDDLASLLQKEMFLHIAKHARRTVNPPKDTWLAIADNKRGYKQHPHFQVGLFDDHLFIWLAFIYELPNKENIAKNFLEHLDKVVDITPEEYYVSLDHTKKDAKPLQETDLKKALERFRDVKKAEFLIGRHFRAEDPIVGDGDKLYEVIRETYETLLPLYKLSFDK from the coding sequence ATGAAGTTTAAAGGGTTCACAAATGAAGATTTTGAAACATTTACAATAGATGGTCTGGATGAACGGATGGAAGCAATACGAGGACGTATTCAACCAAAATTCCATGAGTTAGGACAAGCTTTAACAGATGATCTTGCTTCTTTGCTGCAAAAGGAAATGTTTTTACATATAGCAAAGCATGCAAGAAGAACGGTAAATCCACCTAAAGATACATGGTTGGCTATTGCGGATAATAAACGTGGATATAAACAGCACCCTCACTTTCAGGTTGGATTATTTGATGACCATCTTTTTATTTGGTTGGCATTTATTTATGAATTACCAAACAAGGAAAATATTGCAAAAAATTTCTTAGAACATCTTGATAAAGTTGTAGATATTACACCAGAAGAATACTATGTTTCTTTAGATCATACAAAGAAAGATGCTAAGCCACTTCAGGAAACTGATTTAAAAAAAGCTTTAGAAAGATTTAGAGATGTAAAAAAAGCGGAATTTCTTATTGGTCGTCATTTCCGAGCGGAAGACCCAATTGTAGGAGACGGAGATAAGTTATATGAAGTTATTCGTGAAACATATGAGACATTACTTCCTCTTTATAAGCTGTCGTTCGATAAATAA
- a CDS encoding inositol monophosphatase family protein, whose amino-acid sequence MTNWKELDQKAKQWVEEAGELIRNSFDSALSIQYKSNPNDLVTNMDKEVEQYLISKIQETYPDHKILGEEGYGDKVESLDGVVWIIDPIDGTMNFVHQQRNFAISVGVYGDGVGYIGLIYDVVHKELYHAFRGEGAYMNELPLPKRDEVKIEQAILSVSPMWVTENKRFDHQLITPIVKRVRGTRSYGSAALECAYVAAGRLDAYMTMRLAPWDFAAGLVLLEEVGANASTLSGEKLDLLNKNSFFIGEQSLHQYILKEFLVK is encoded by the coding sequence ATGACGAACTGGAAGGAATTAGATCAAAAGGCAAAACAGTGGGTGGAAGAAGCCGGTGAATTAATAAGAAACTCTTTTGATTCTGCCCTTTCTATACAGTACAAGTCAAACCCAAATGATTTGGTTACAAATATGGATAAAGAAGTAGAACAATATTTAATCAGTAAAATTCAAGAAACCTACCCTGATCACAAAATCCTTGGTGAAGAGGGATATGGTGATAAGGTGGAAAGTTTAGACGGAGTCGTGTGGATTATTGATCCAATTGATGGCACGATGAATTTTGTCCATCAGCAAAGAAACTTTGCTATATCTGTAGGAGTATATGGAGATGGTGTTGGTTACATAGGGTTAATCTATGATGTTGTACATAAAGAGCTTTATCATGCTTTTAGAGGAGAGGGTGCTTATATGAATGAGTTACCTTTGCCTAAACGTGATGAAGTGAAAATCGAGCAAGCTATATTAAGTGTAAGTCCGATGTGGGTAACAGAGAATAAACGGTTCGATCACCAATTAATTACCCCTATTGTTAAAAGGGTACGTGGTACAAGGTCTTATGGATCAGCAGCGCTTGAATGTGCATATGTTGCAGCGGGACGTTTAGATGCTTATATGACGATGAGATTGGCACCTTGGGACTTTGCGGCGGGTTTGGTTCTCCTAGAGGAAGTTGGTGCAAATGCATCAACATTATCAGGAGAAAAACTTGATCTATTAAATAAGAATAGCTTTTTTATTGGTGAACAATCATTACATCAATATATCCTTAAAGAATTTTTGGTAAAATGA
- a CDS encoding GNAT family N-acetyltransferase produces the protein MTKLTSRKLETSDYPFFMDVVSTSLEWQEEECKVEDLTEYLSSYKMYNGEWRVWLDGNHLIGISYVLEWSPANEKPWIGTIIVHENFRGKGYGKAILNEIGMVLSDNGHKAIFAGCPIQRDSWLLFLGKCGFEQFKVEEDDTTHKKFMISVKPL, from the coding sequence ATGACAAAATTAACATCTCGTAAACTTGAGACTAGTGATTATCCGTTTTTCATGGATGTAGTTAGCACAAGTCTAGAATGGCAAGAGGAAGAATGTAAAGTTGAAGACCTTACTGAATACCTATCATCATACAAAATGTACAACGGTGAATGGAGGGTATGGTTGGATGGAAATCACCTTATAGGTATATCATATGTTTTGGAATGGTCTCCAGCTAACGAGAAGCCTTGGATTGGTACGATTATTGTTCATGAAAACTTTAGAGGAAAAGGATATGGAAAAGCCATACTAAATGAGATCGGAATGGTTTTAAGTGATAATGGACATAAAGCAATATTTGCGGGGTGTCCTATTCAGAGAGATTCTTGGCTTCTATTTCTTGGGAAATGTGGATTTGAGCAATTTAAGGTTGAAGAGGATGATACAACGCATAAAAAATTTATGATCTCTGTTAAGCCATTATAA
- a CDS encoding DUF5325 family protein yields MDFSCISCISNYSFMIGIGVAVGERSILGIILAIIGLNAVMATGFIMKKRMREKGLI; encoded by the coding sequence ATGGATTTTTCTTGTATTAGCTGTATTAGCAATTACTCTTTTATGATTGGAATTGGAGTGGCCGTTGGTGAACGAAGCATCCTAGGAATTATTTTGGCCATCATTGGTCTAAATGCTGTAATGGCTACTGGTTTTATTATGAAAAAAAGAATGAGAGAAAAAGGCTTAATATAA
- the typA gene encoding translational GTPase TypA, which yields MKLRNDIRNIAIIAHVDHGKTTLVDQLLHQSGTFRTNEQVAERAMDSNDLERERGITILAKNTAINYKDKRINIMDTPGHADFGGEVERIMKMVDGVLLVVDAYEGCMPQTRFVLKKALEQNLTPIVVVNKIDRDFARPSEVVDEVLDLFIELDANEDQLEFPVVFASAINGTASTSPNPAEQEENMASLFDAIVDHIPAPVDNKEEPLQFQVALLDYNDYVGRIGIGRVFRGTMKVGQQVSLMKVDGSIKNFRVSKIFGFQGLKRVEVEQAVAGDLVAVSGMEDINVGETVCPAEHQEALPILRIDEPTLQMTFAVNNSPFAGREGKFVTARKIEERLLAQLQTDVSLRVDPTDSPDAWVVSGRGELHLSILIENMRREGYELQVSKPEVIVKEIDGVRCEPVERVQIDVPEEHTGSVMESIGARKGEMLDMINNGNGQVRLIFNVPARGLIGYSTEFMSLTRGFGIINHTFDSYQPMQPGKVGGRRQGVLVSMENGKSTTYGIQGVEDRGVIFVEAGVDVYEGMIVGEHTRENDLVVNICKMKQQTNIRSATKDQTSTMKKPRIMSLEEALEYLNDDEYCELTPESIRLRKKILDKNEREKAAKKKKLAGM from the coding sequence GTGAAACTTCGAAATGATATTCGCAACATTGCTATTATTGCCCACGTTGACCACGGTAAAACTACTTTGGTTGACCAACTTTTACATCAGTCTGGAACATTCCGTACGAACGAGCAAGTTGCTGAACGTGCAATGGATTCAAACGACCTTGAGCGTGAGCGTGGAATTACAATCCTTGCAAAAAACACAGCAATAAACTATAAAGACAAACGTATTAACATTATGGATACGCCAGGACATGCTGACTTCGGTGGAGAAGTTGAACGTATTATGAAAATGGTTGACGGTGTATTACTTGTTGTTGATGCTTATGAAGGGTGTATGCCACAAACACGCTTCGTATTAAAGAAAGCATTAGAGCAAAACTTAACACCGATTGTTGTCGTAAACAAGATCGACCGTGATTTTGCACGTCCATCAGAAGTAGTTGATGAAGTATTAGATTTATTCATCGAGCTTGATGCAAATGAAGATCAATTAGAATTCCCGGTAGTGTTTGCTTCTGCTATTAATGGTACAGCAAGTACAAGTCCTAACCCGGCTGAGCAAGAAGAAAACATGGCTTCATTATTTGATGCTATTGTAGATCATATTCCTGCACCAGTTGATAACAAAGAAGAGCCTCTTCAATTCCAAGTAGCTTTGTTAGATTACAATGACTACGTAGGTCGTATCGGGATTGGACGTGTATTCCGTGGAACAATGAAGGTTGGACAACAAGTTTCTCTAATGAAAGTTGATGGTTCAATTAAAAACTTCCGTGTATCAAAGATTTTTGGTTTCCAAGGATTAAAACGTGTTGAAGTAGAACAAGCTGTCGCAGGGGACCTTGTTGCAGTATCAGGTATGGAAGATATCAATGTTGGTGAGACAGTATGTCCAGCTGAACATCAGGAAGCTCTTCCTATTCTACGTATAGATGAGCCTACATTACAAATGACATTTGCTGTAAATAACAGTCCGTTTGCTGGTCGTGAAGGTAAATTTGTTACAGCACGTAAAATTGAAGAGCGTTTATTAGCTCAATTACAAACAGATGTAAGTTTACGTGTTGATCCAACAGATTCACCAGATGCATGGGTTGTTTCTGGTCGTGGGGAGCTTCATTTATCAATCTTAATTGAAAACATGCGTCGTGAAGGATATGAATTACAAGTATCTAAACCAGAGGTTATTGTTAAGGAAATTGATGGAGTAAGATGTGAACCAGTAGAACGTGTACAAATTGATGTTCCTGAAGAGCACACTGGTTCTGTTATGGAATCTATCGGAGCTCGTAAAGGTGAAATGCTTGATATGATAAATAACGGTAATGGTCAAGTACGCTTAATATTTAATGTACCTGCTCGAGGGTTAATTGGATATTCAACTGAGTTCATGTCTTTAACTCGTGGATTTGGTATCATTAACCACACATTCGACAGCTACCAGCCAATGCAACCTGGTAAAGTAGGAGGACGTCGCCAAGGTGTTCTTGTTTCAATGGAGAATGGCAAGTCTACTACTTACGGTATTCAAGGTGTTGAGGACCGTGGAGTGATCTTCGTTGAAGCTGGTGTTGATGTATATGAAGGTATGATTGTTGGAGAACACACTCGTGAAAATGACCTTGTTGTTAATATTTGTAAGATGAAACAACAAACAAATATTCGTTCTGCTACTAAAGATCAAACGAGTACAATGAAAAAACCTCGTATTATGTCATTAGAAGAAGCCCTTGAGTATCTAAATGACGATGAATATTGTGAGTTAACTCCTGAATCGATTCGATTGAGAAAGAAAATTCTCGATAAAAATGAACGTGAAAAAGCAGCTAAAAAGAAAAAACTAGCTGGCATGTAA
- a CDS encoding YlaH-like family protein, with protein sequence MMDVSERLSFFPSLYQVVDNPKLGMWMLYLTILFLSILVYKLGFAKKLPILKSAVIYTFLAFGCTVLTFLGIFLPVAEGLVVAALILIIYKIRLYQSKKQEAEEVK encoded by the coding sequence ATGATGGATGTTTCAGAAAGACTTTCGTTTTTTCCTAGCCTGTACCAAGTTGTCGATAACCCGAAGCTTGGGATGTGGATGTTATATTTAACAATCTTATTTTTATCGATTCTTGTTTACAAACTTGGGTTTGCTAAAAAACTTCCAATTTTAAAATCGGCTGTTATATATACCTTTTTAGCCTTTGGTTGTACGGTATTAACATTTTTAGGGATCTTTTTACCAGTTGCAGAAGGTCTAGTAGTTGCAGCACTTATTTTAATTATTTATAAGATCAGGCTATATCAGTCAAAAAAACAAGAAGCAGAAGAAGTAAAATAA
- a CDS encoding YlaI family protein encodes MRVKCVICDTVENIDDETLVAKRLRNRPIHTYMCNPCQNRITEKTNERIATGKFRLYQDKKTEDTW; translated from the coding sequence ATGAGAGTTAAGTGTGTTATTTGTGATACAGTGGAAAACATTGACGATGAAACATTAGTTGCAAAACGACTTAGAAACCGTCCAATTCATACATATATGTGTAATCCTTGTCAAAACAGAATTACAGAAAAAACAAATGAGCGAATTGCAACCGGTAAGTTTCGGCTTTATCAAGATAAAAAGACTGAAGACACCTGGTGA
- a CDS encoding pyridoxamine 5'-phosphate oxidase family protein: MANKVEPVLIVPLFNALQQERYVTLATIDNETGSPNISAISWVFAPETNRILLAVDERSRIIDNIKKHPAVVLNVIANESTYSINGNAHVKGERLEEVPLKLALIELSIIEVRDVMFYGSKISAEPKYEKTYDEKAASKLDKQVLDALKKHH; the protein is encoded by the coding sequence ATGGCAAATAAAGTTGAACCAGTGTTAATTGTTCCCTTATTTAATGCTTTGCAACAAGAGCGGTATGTAACTTTGGCAACAATTGATAATGAAACGGGTTCTCCAAACATAAGTGCCATTTCTTGGGTTTTTGCTCCGGAAACTAATCGAATATTATTAGCAGTAGATGAACGCTCACGAATCATCGATAATATAAAGAAACATCCTGCAGTTGTTTTAAATGTAATCGCTAACGAATCTACATACTCCATTAACGGAAATGCACATGTTAAAGGGGAAAGGTTGGAAGAAGTTCCGCTAAAACTTGCTTTAATTGAACTATCTATAATCGAAGTTCGTGATGTTATGTTCTATGGTTCAAAAATTTCAGCTGAACCAAAATATGAAAAAACATATGATGAAAAAGCGGCATCTAAGTTAGATAAACAAGTATTAGATGCGTTAAAAAAACATCATTGA
- a CDS encoding YhcN/YlaJ family sporulation lipoprotein: MKFITILLLSFLIITGCNQDQGANDTQKNDGNETPINVKNSVEEHVDRKTGQEISKHLVELATQIPEVNDATAVVLGQFAVIGIDVNSKLDRNKVETIKYTVAESLMHDPYGARAIVIADADTNVRLREMANEIQEGRPVVGILDELAAIVGRVVPEVPSEILDNQQKQPTEQSKNQLNDQEEKSLEKVQQDQSNGHLNDK, from the coding sequence ATGAAATTCATTACAATTCTTTTGTTATCGTTCCTCATCATAACCGGTTGCAATCAAGACCAAGGTGCCAATGATACGCAAAAAAATGACGGAAACGAAACACCAATAAATGTTAAAAACAGCGTAGAAGAGCATGTTGATCGTAAAACAGGACAAGAAATCTCAAAGCATCTTGTGGAGCTTGCAACTCAAATACCTGAAGTTAACGATGCAACAGCTGTTGTGCTTGGACAATTTGCAGTTATTGGTATTGATGTTAATTCAAAGCTTGATCGTAATAAAGTAGAAACAATAAAATATACAGTTGCAGAAAGCTTAATGCATGATCCATATGGAGCAAGAGCAATCGTCATTGCTGATGCAGATACAAACGTTAGACTGCGTGAAATGGCCAACGAAATTCAGGAAGGAAGACCAGTTGTTGGTATCTTAGACGAGTTAGCAGCCATTGTAGGACGTGTCGTACCAGAAGTACCGTCTGAAATCTTAGATAACCAGCAAAAACAACCAACAGAGCAAAGTAAAAATCAACTAAATGATCAAGAAGAAAAGTCGTTAGAAAAAGTACAGCAAGATCAATCGAATGGTCATTTAAACGATAAGTAA
- a CDS encoding PhoH family protein has translation MRKIYVLDTNVLLQDPNSIFSFEENEVVIPAVVLEEVDSKKRYMDEIGRNARQVSKLIDQLRETGKLHEKIPLPNGGSLRIELNHRSFHQLQEIFVEKTNDNRILAVAKNLSLEEQTKENGRAVILVSKDTLVRVKADAIGLIAEDFLSDRVVEIDHIYSGFLDLYISNENLNRFYEKNELILSEITNHPFYPNQFVIMKDALGGSSSAIGKVDQSGKKIQRLVFDHDHIWGIKPRNVQQTMAMELLLRTDLPLVTLIGKAGTGKTLLALAAGLMQTEDLGSYKKLLVARPIVPVGKDLGFLPGEKEEKLRPWMQPIFDNLEYLFNTKKPGELDAILAGMGSIEVEALTYIRGRSIPEQIIIIDEAQNLTKHEVKTILTRVGERSKIVLMGDPEQIDHPYLDEYNNGLTYVVEKFKDQPIAGHVRLVKGERSGLAQLAADLL, from the coding sequence TTGAGGAAGATTTATGTTTTAGACACAAATGTATTATTGCAAGATCCGAATTCAATATTTTCTTTTGAAGAAAATGAAGTAGTAATTCCAGCAGTGGTTTTAGAAGAGGTTGATTCAAAGAAGCGGTATATGGATGAAATAGGTAGAAATGCAAGACAAGTTTCAAAATTGATTGACCAGCTTAGAGAAACAGGCAAACTTCATGAGAAAATTCCTTTACCCAATGGTGGGTCATTAAGGATAGAATTAAATCATCGGTCTTTTCACCAATTACAAGAAATTTTTGTTGAAAAAACAAATGATAACCGAATACTTGCAGTTGCAAAGAATTTATCTTTAGAGGAACAGACGAAAGAAAATGGCCGAGCAGTTATTTTAGTAAGTAAGGACACGCTCGTTCGAGTAAAGGCTGATGCGATTGGTTTAATAGCTGAGGATTTTTTAAGTGATCGAGTAGTAGAAATTGATCACATCTATTCAGGCTTTCTCGACTTGTATATTAGCAATGAAAATTTAAATCGTTTTTATGAGAAAAATGAGTTAATATTATCAGAAATAACGAATCATCCTTTTTATCCAAATCAATTTGTGATCATGAAAGATGCACTTGGAGGTTCATCATCTGCGATTGGTAAGGTGGATCAATCAGGTAAAAAAATCCAAAGACTTGTATTTGATCATGACCACATTTGGGGAATTAAACCTAGAAATGTTCAGCAAACGATGGCTATGGAGCTTTTACTTAGAACGGACTTGCCTTTAGTTACATTAATTGGAAAAGCTGGGACTGGAAAAACATTACTTGCTTTAGCGGCAGGTCTTATGCAAACTGAAGATCTTGGTTCTTACAAAAAGTTACTTGTGGCAAGACCGATCGTACCTGTTGGAAAAGATTTAGGATTTTTACCTGGTGAGAAAGAAGAAAAGCTTAGACCGTGGATGCAGCCAATATTTGATAACCTTGAATATCTCTTTAATACTAAAAAGCCAGGTGAGCTTGATGCAATATTAGCTGGTATGGGGTCAATTGAAGTGGAAGCTTTAACGTATATTCGTGGGAGAAGTATACCTGAGCAAATTATTATTATTGATGAAGCTCAAAATTTAACAAAACATGAAGTGAAAACAATTCTTACGCGTGTTGGAGAGAGAAGTAAAATTGTTCTAATGGGAGATCCAGAACAAATAGATCATCCTTATTTAGATGAATATAATAATGGACTAACCTATGTTGTGGAAAAGTTTAAAGATCAGCCAATAGCCGGTCATGTAAGGCTGGTAAAAGGAGAAAGATCTGGGTTAGCTCAGCTTGCAGCTGACTTACTATAG
- a CDS encoding peptidyl-prolyl cis-trans isomerase, with product MNSIIIIKGKVNYQITLDPGVWIFDDRKVDLTTYFHTEQESKDELEEYTKAVSKHWEREIREGAIYPPTLKTERTYEKEKILNGTFGIPFKPFLQNAEFQDDAKEVQFITKDQKYIVSLGDASEMILGFSKKGKPLKEDGPIHVYYGDGSNIDSPIKHVKEIIVS from the coding sequence ATGAATTCAATTATTATTATAAAAGGAAAGGTAAATTATCAAATTACCTTAGATCCAGGAGTTTGGATTTTCGATGATAGAAAAGTTGATTTGACAACTTATTTTCATACGGAACAGGAATCAAAAGATGAGTTAGAAGAGTATACGAAAGCGGTATCTAAACACTGGGAACGTGAAATTCGTGAAGGAGCTATTTACCCTCCAACACTTAAGACAGAACGTACATATGAAAAAGAAAAAATTTTGAACGGAACCTTTGGAATTCCTTTTAAACCCTTCCTTCAAAATGCAGAGTTCCAAGATGATGCAAAAGAGGTTCAATTTATTACAAAAGATCAGAAATACATCGTTTCACTCGGAGATGCCTCAGAGATGATCTTAGGGTTTAGCAAGAAAGGAAAACCTCTTAAAGAAGATGGTCCTATTCACGTTTATTATGGTGATGGATCAAATATTGATTCACCAATAAAGCATGTAAAGGAAATTATTGTTTCTTAA
- a CDS encoding YlaN family protein has protein sequence MASEIAVNHREKALAVLKADADKIMKLIKVQMDNLTMPQCPLYEEVLDTQMFGLSREIDFAVRLGLVEEREGKELLDSLERELSALHDAFTTK, from the coding sequence TTGGCGTCTGAGATTGCTGTTAATCATCGAGAAAAGGCACTTGCGGTACTTAAGGCAGATGCTGATAAAATCATGAAATTAATCAAGGTTCAAATGGATAATTTAACGATGCCTCAATGTCCACTTTATGAAGAGGTTTTAGATACACAAATGTTTGGTTTATCTAGAGAAATAGACTTCGCTGTAAGGCTTGGTTTAGTTGAGGAACGTGAAGGAAAAGAACTTCTTGATTCGCTTGAAAGAGAGTTGTCTGCATTACACGATGCATTTACAACAAAATAG
- a CDS encoding FtsW/RodA/SpoVE family cell cycle protein: protein MMKKIIKSYDYSLILAVILLCSFGLVMVYSSSMITAVARYGFEPDHFFQRQKMALIGGGLAFIVMMIFPYRAFLNSKILKFIVFGSIGLLVSLFFIGHVAGNAQSWIKLGGFSLQPGEFVKLSVIIYLAAVYDKKQSYIDEFGRGVLPPLIFTGLICFFVVIQPDFGTAFIIGMIAICMIVCSGMAIKSMLKLISLFGLFCLLMLPYIILKGFFSDEQMSRFTGVLDPFGNEGGAGYQLVNSLYAIGSGGLTGLGLGQSVQKYGYLPESHTDFIMSIIAEELGILGVLFVLILLSFIVIKGFYIARKCQDPFGTLLAVGISSMIAIQSMINLGGLTGLLPITGVPLPFISYGGSSILLLLISMGLLINVSMFTTYRDTYKKPVIVDNQPLQEIKPVQTTKNTSIR, encoded by the coding sequence ATGATGAAAAAAATAATAAAATCATATGATTATTCATTAATATTAGCTGTTATCCTGTTATGTTCATTTGGACTTGTTATGGTTTATAGTTCTAGTATGATCACTGCAGTTGCACGATATGGCTTTGAGCCAGATCATTTTTTTCAAAGGCAAAAAATGGCTCTTATTGGAGGCGGTCTTGCATTTATTGTAATGATGATTTTTCCTTACAGAGCATTTTTAAATAGTAAAATTTTGAAATTTATTGTCTTTGGATCTATTGGACTCTTAGTCTCTTTATTTTTCATCGGGCATGTAGCCGGTAACGCTCAAAGTTGGATCAAGTTAGGTGGTTTCAGCCTTCAGCCTGGTGAGTTTGTGAAGCTAAGTGTAATCATTTATCTTGCAGCTGTTTATGATAAGAAACAGTCTTATATAGATGAATTTGGACGAGGTGTTCTTCCTCCGCTTATTTTCACAGGACTTATTTGCTTTTTTGTTGTCATTCAACCTGATTTTGGAACTGCTTTTATAATTGGGATGATTGCTATTTGTATGATTGTCTGCTCAGGTATGGCGATAAAAAGTATGTTGAAGCTAATATCTCTTTTCGGGCTGTTTTGTTTATTGATGCTGCCGTATATCATTCTTAAAGGATTTTTTAGCGATGAACAGATGAGTCGTTTTACTGGTGTGCTAGATCCTTTCGGAAACGAAGGGGGAGCTGGATATCAACTAGTAAATTCTCTTTATGCAATTGGTTCCGGTGGCTTGACAGGATTAGGTTTGGGACAAAGCGTTCAAAAGTATGGATACTTACCTGAATCACATACTGATTTTATTATGTCTATCATTGCTGAGGAATTAGGAATTTTAGGAGTCCTATTTGTATTGATTCTACTATCATTTATTGTAATAAAAGGATTCTATATTGCCAGGAAATGTCAAGATCCTTTTGGTACCTTGCTTGCCGTTGGTATTTCAAGTATGATTGCCATTCAATCTATGATTAATTTAGGCGGGTTAACGGGATTGCTGCCGATTACAGGCGTTCCATTACCGTTTATAAGCTATGGAGGTTCTTCTATTCTTTTGCTCCTTATTTCTATGGGACTACTTATAAATGTTTCAATGTTTACAACATACCGTGATACGTATAAGAAGCCTGTTATAGTGGATAATCAACCATTACAAGAAATCAAGCCTGTTCAAACAACAAAGAATACTTCAATAAGATAA
- a CDS encoding COX15/CtaA family protein translates to MQRALKWFAVLTTVIMLCVLIGGALVTKTESGAGCGDSWPLCHGELVPSEITFELVIELSHRLVSGLAGIAVLILSIWSWKQIGHVRETKFLAILSMFFLVLQALIGAAAVMWGQSDAVLALHFGISLISFASVLLLTLLIFEVDKKFDSKTLIIDKTMKFHMVGIIVYSYVVVYTGAYVRHKGASLACPEWPMCSGRAGGLPTTLHEWIQMGHRMAAGIIFIWITYTAWRAFKYHKHQKIIYKGWMIAFILVCMQVTSGAFVVLSGLNLFVSLAHALIISCLFGLFSYFLLLVSRSNLNTEVSSTTEHSFSK, encoded by the coding sequence TTGCAACGTGCTCTTAAATGGTTCGCCGTTTTGACAACAGTGATTATGTTGTGTGTTTTAATTGGCGGAGCTCTTGTTACGAAAACTGAGTCAGGTGCAGGATGTGGAGATTCTTGGCCGCTATGTCACGGCGAGCTTGTACCGAGTGAAATCACGTTTGAACTCGTTATAGAACTTAGTCATCGTTTGGTTAGTGGACTTGCTGGTATAGCTGTGTTAATTCTCTCAATATGGTCCTGGAAACAAATAGGTCATGTAAGAGAAACAAAGTTTTTAGCTATACTATCAATGTTTTTTCTAGTATTGCAGGCCTTAATTGGAGCTGCTGCTGTTATGTGGGGCCAATCAGATGCCGTTCTTGCTCTTCATTTCGGTATATCGCTTATTTCCTTTGCATCTGTATTGTTATTAACACTATTAATATTTGAAGTTGATAAGAAATTCGACTCAAAGACATTAATAATTGATAAGACTATGAAATTTCATATGGTTGGCATTATCGTCTATTCATATGTTGTCGTTTACACTGGCGCATATGTTAGACATAAAGGTGCAAGTCTAGCCTGTCCAGAATGGCCGATGTGCAGCGGACGAGCAGGTGGACTGCCGACTACACTGCATGAATGGATTCAAATGGGACATCGAATGGCTGCGGGCATTATTTTTATTTGGATAACATATACCGCATGGCGTGCATTTAAGTATCACAAACATCAAAAAATTATTTATAAAGGTTGGATGATTGCCTTTATTTTAGTATGTATGCAGGTAACATCCGGAGCATTTGTTGTTTTATCTGGGTTAAATCTTTTTGTATCGTTAGCTCATGCACTTATAATTTCATGTTTGTTTGGACTATTCAGCTATTTCCTTTTATTAGTTAGTCGTAGTAATTTAAATACTGAGGTTAGTTCAACAACTGAACATTCATTTTCCAAATAA